The following proteins are co-located in the Spea bombifrons isolate aSpeBom1 chromosome 3, aSpeBom1.2.pri, whole genome shotgun sequence genome:
- the ETAA1 gene encoding ewing's tumor-associated antigen 1 — MSRKKLPSEKVREENEEAGRRRSCREAGGSDRETPTKATKKHSRSRKPGGTQLPTSNASLLPKSEREEVELCLKKTPKRLSKNKLWSSTINSPSNDADQQHEIFWDPHSPTPFKLENGRRKQTSSKCAVDISDIVNRIAPKDEKPANADAGYLGMWIGDDAIPSTPVVARPRTKISRSRIIKKEDELMKLAKQFDKNMGHSEDKTAYVGGVTNNDHVPFMDNIPEEATAPKLESARQVQSSVRAQPSSQSSQRSVDQEAEAALNALFDSSTQKYSGRLSQGLSDVSANSSQDAPIKAKDNTNEKHLHAKDHSEICEKPSSSKQSTLNCQSNADILNTLVSNNNPKQDVTQKKSLEWTSVNPKVSNATDDFDDDWETDFLDDDSFVMQITQNPSLIATPKDDSPTSNFCLNDPISLAAESSNIPKAPTQCMDSSSGLNKLNNFKFVPRTSNPGVVEKPITNKPEKVCILNKAVDMNEGENVNAKPFSNAVSRVPLKSQVNSVQSVTKHNNTPAVSEHLPNTSSFKSETSKECKRTRSFTMPTSHCQQSGLPVKTFPQTIQAKHAGNINKSSAHHDEWDDPKFSDEILDMFCESDSLWETNEEEDDLLYQVCDDVEKLTQAQVEDKVDKCENMHSAGSNFKNSTNVGGRANQGQLVQKYKDGTQITAASVVNTSVVNNCNGPSLPFTTSTNKATTHIGGYRTRGNSLTASQNDLRKNSQVTLSRSTSVPVGGQCSYSRTVPSGPLSQNPVRHESAASSSKSSLAPSKYSFTRIKPSQLSVLHSNSTQVVGQNNSKDFTLQDTGANEKESNVFFHGNVKPCQQPSLKRHLSESLLQSAKVFVSEERNKKCSNEEIERKKQEALARRQMKARTFSNECART; from the exons ATGAGCCGCAAGAAGCTGCCGAGTGAGAAAGTCCGGGAGGAGAATGAGGAGGCCGGAAGGAGACGCAGTTGCAGGGAAGCAGGAGGCTCGGACAGGGAGACCCCGACCAAGGCCACCAAGAAGCACAGCCGTAGCAGGAAGCCCGGGGGGACCCAGTTACCGACTTCAAATGCCTCGCTGCTTCCTAAGAGTGAAAGGGAAGAGG TAGAATTATGCTTAAAGAAGACTCCAAAGCGGCTTTCTAAAAACAAACTGTGGTCATCAACTATCAACTCTCCTTCCAACGACGCAGATCAACAGCATGAAATCTTTTGGGATCCCCATTCGCCAACGCCGTTTAAGCTAG aaAATGGAAGGAGAAAACAGACTTCAAGCAAATGTGCGGTTGACATTTCCGATATTGTTAATAGAATTGCTCCTAAG GATGAAAAGCCAGCCAATGCAGATGCGGGTTATCTGGGAATGTGGATTGGTGATGATGCCATTCCATCTACGCCAGTAGTAGCCCGACCTAGGACTAAAATTAGTAG gtcacGAATAATCAAAAAAGAGGATGAACTTATGAAGTTGGCTAAACAGTTTGACAAAAACATGGGACATTCAGAAGATAAAACCGCTTATGTAGGAGGTGTTACGAACAATGATCATGTGCCGTTTATGGACAATATCCCTGAAGAAGCAACTGCACCTAAGTTGGAATCTGCACGTCAGGTTCAGAGTTCAGTACGTGCGCAACCATCTAGTCAAAGCAGCCAGAGATCTGTCGACCAGGAAGCTGAAGCAGCGCTTAATGCTCTCTTTGACTCTTCTACTCAGAAGTACAGTGGACGGTTAAGCCAGGGTTTATCTGATGTTTCTGCAAACAGCTCACAGGATGCTCCAATAAAGGCAAAAGACAATACAAACGAAAAACACCTGCATGCTAAAGATCATAGTGAAATCTGTGAGAAGCCATCAAGTTCGAAACAAAGTACTTTAAATTGTCAATCGAACGCTGATATATTGAACACCCTGGTAAGCAATAACAACCCAAAACAGgatgtaacacaaaaaaaatctcttgaGTGGACTTCTGTAAACCCGAAGGTATCAAACGCCACAGATGATTTTGATGATGATTGGGAAACTGATTTTCTTGATGATGATTCTTTTGTTATGCAAATTACTCAAAATCCTAGTTTGATTGCGACTCCTAAAGATGATTCTCCCACTAGCAACTTTTGTCTCAATGATCCAATTTCTTTAGCTGCTGAAAGCTCTAACATACCAAAAGCACCTACGCAATGCATGGACTCTTCATCAGGTCTCAATAAACTAAATAACTTTAAATTTGTACCACGAACATCAAACCCAGGGGTGGTTGAAAAACCTATTACTAACAAACCTGAAAAAGTCTGTATATTGAACAAAGCTGTTGATATGAATGAGGGTGAAAACGTTAACGCAAAGCCTTTTTCCAATGCAGTTTCTCGGGTACCGTTAAAATCTCAAGTAAATTCAGTGCAATCTgtaacaaaacataataatacacCCGCTGTTAGTGAACATCTCCCCAACACTTCTAGTTTCAAAAGTGAAACATCGAAGGAATGTAAAAGGACAAGAAGCTTTACAATGCCGACATCCCATTGTCAACAAAGCGGTCTTCCTGTAAAAACCTTCCCCCAGACTATACAAGCAAAACATGCAGGGAATATTAACAAAAGTTCTGCCCACCACGATGAATGGGATGACCCCAAATTCTCCGATGAGATCCTTGATATGTTTTGTGAATCTGATAGCCTATGGGAGACCAATGAAGAGGAGGATGATTTGCTATATCAAGTATGTGATGATGTAGAAAAATTAACTCAGGCTCAAGTGGAGGATAAAGTTGATAAATGTGAAAACATGCATTCTGCAGGCTCAAACTTCAAAAACAGCACAAATGTGGGAGGAAGAGCAAATCAAGGACAAttagtacaaaaatataaagatgGAACCCAGATCACGGCTGCTAGTGTGGTCAACACGAGTGTTGTAAATAACTGTAATGGACCGTCTTTGCCTTTTACCACATCAACAAACAAAGCTACTACTCATATAGGTGGATACAGAACACGTGGGAATTCTTTGACTGCTAGTCAAAATGACTTAAGAAAAAATAGCCAAGTAACTTTAAGCAGGTCCACCTCTGTGCCTGTTGGTGGGCAATGTTCTTACAGTAGAACAGTTCCCAGTGGACCACTTTCACAAAATCCAGTAAGGCATGAAAGTGCTGCATCCTCATCAAAGAGCTCACTGGCACCTTCAAAATACTCATTTACACGGATTAAACCTTCACAGCTTTCCGTTCTTCATTCAAATAGCACACAAGTTGTTGGACAGAACAATTCTAAAGACTTTACCTTGCAGGATACAGGTGCAAATGAGAAGGAAAGTAATGTCTTCTTCCATGGAAATGTCAAACCTTGTCAGCAACCCTCTTTGAAAAGGCATTTATCAGAGTCTTTGTTACAGTCTGCCAAAG ttttcgTTTCTGAAGAAAGAAATAAGAAGTGTTCGAATGAagaaattgaaagaaaaaagcaaGAAGCTTTGGCTCGCAGACAAATGAAAGCGCGCACGTTTTCCAACGAGTGTGCCCGCACTTAG